A window of Gopherus evgoodei ecotype Sinaloan lineage chromosome 13, rGopEvg1_v1.p, whole genome shotgun sequence contains these coding sequences:
- the LOC115661064 gene encoding immunoglobulin lambda-1 light chain-like — MAWAPLLLTLLTYCSGSLSQYTLTQPPTVSVSIGNTVKLSCTLSSGYTFGDVVWYQQKTGNIPRYLLRYNTESNKHQGSGVPNRFAGSKDASNTIGYLTITSIQTEDEADYYCATGTAQVSSQLVVTQEPSISVTPGGIVTLSCSLSTGAITSSKYPSWFQQKPGSAPRLLIYTTNTRPSGIPARFSGSISSNNAVLTITDVQAEDEADYYCLIYTGSSGSWSHTSTMHVALSLYWLGRLIASSSYAQPSPNFSL; from the exons atggcctgggcccctctgctcctcacACTGCTCACTTACTGCTCGG GGTCCCTCTCCCAGTACACTCTGACTCAGCCACCCACAGTATCCGTGTCCATTGGAAACACAGTTAAACTCTCCTGCACCCTTAGCAGTGGATACACATTTGGGGATGTCGTCTGGTACCAGCAAAAAACTGGGAACATCCCAAGATACCTTCTGAGGTACAACACTGAGTCTAACAAGCACCAGGGCTCCGGGGTCCCCAATCGCTTTGCTGGTTCTAAAGACGCCTCTAATACAATCGGCTACTTAACCATCACCAGCATCCAGACAGAGGATGAGGCTGATTATTACTGTGCTACAGGGACTGCACA GGTCAGTTCGCAACTCGTGGTGACTCAGGAGCCCTCGATATCAGTGACCCCAGGAGGGATTGTCACTctgtcctgcagcctgagcactGGAGCCATCACCAGCAGCAAATATCCTAGCTGGTTCCAGCAGAAACCAGGCTCTGCTCCTCGGCTGCTTATATACACCACCAATACCAGACCCTCTGGGATCCCTGCCCGGTTCTCTGG GTCCATATCCAGTAACAACGCTGTCCTGACCATCACCGATGTCCAGGCAGAGGATGAGGCTGACTATTACTGTTTGATATATACCGGTAGTAGTGGTAGTTGGTCTCACA ccagcaccATGCACGTGGCGCTGTCTCTCTATTGGCTCGGGCGGCTCATTGCCAGCTCCAGCTATGCACAGCCAAGTCCAAACTTCTCACTGTAA
- the LOC115661065 gene encoding uncharacterized protein LOC115661065, which yields MAWAPLLLTLLTYYSGVSSQPVVTQEPSKSVTPGGTVSLSCSLSTGAITTGNYPGWFQQKPGSAPRLLIYQTNNRVSGIPTRFSGSISSNNAVLTITDVQAEDEADYYCLIYTGSSGSRSHRVSSQPMMTQEPSESVTPGVTVTLSCSLSTGAITSSNYPSWFQQKLGSAPQLLISYTNTRPSWIPALFSGFISGNNAALTITSVQAKDEADYYCAVYTELTQNSLIAEEQVLLVTFCRFGGSQPQTRLPQETEIVWIPTMAWAPLLLTLLTYCSGSFSQFTLTQPPLVSVSIGHTVKLSCAISSGYTFGSVTWFQQKDGNSPRYLLTYNKDSDKHQGSGVPSRFAGSKDTSNTIGYLTITSVQAEDEADYYCAAHASGAAQRYNEVGN from the exons atggcctgggcccctctgctcctcacGCTGCTCACTTACTACTCAG GGGTCAGTTCACAGCCTGTGGTGACTCAGGAGCCCTCAAAGTCAGTGACCCCAGGAGGGACTGTCAGTCTGTCCTGCAGTCTGAGCACTGGAGCCATCACTACCGGCAACTATCCAGGCTGGTTCCAGCAGAAACCAGGCTCTGCTCCTCGGCTGCTTATATACCAAACTAACAACAGAGTGTCCGGTATCCCGACCCGGTTCTCTGGGTCCATATCCAGTAACAACGCTGTCCTGACCATCACCGATGTCCAAGCAGAGGATGAGGCTGACTATTACTGTTTGATATATACTGGTAGCAGTGGTAGTAGGTCTCACA GGGTCAGTTCGCAGCCCATGATGACTCAGGAGCCCTCAGAGTCAGTGACCCCAGGAGTGACTGTCACTctgtcctgcagcctgagcactGGAGCCATCACCAGCAGCAACTATCCCTCCTGGTTCCAGCAGAAACTAGGCTCAGCTCCTCAGCTGCTTATATCCTACACTAATACCAGAccctcctggatcccagccctgttCTCTGGGTTCATATCCGGTAACAACGCTGCCCTGACCATCACCAGTGTCCAGGCAAAGGATGAGGCCGACTATTACTGTGCTGTGTATACGG AGCTAACCCAGAACAGTCTGATTGCTGAGGAGCAGGTTCTGCTGGTCACTTTCTGTCG ATTCGGAGGGTCACAGCCACAGACCCGTTTGCCTCAGGAAACCGAGATCGTCTGGATTCCCACTATGGCCTGGGCTCCTCTGCTCCTCACACTGCTCACTTACTGCTCTG GTTCCTTCTCCCAGTTTACTCTGACTCAGCCGCCCTTAGTATCGGTGTCCATTGGCCACACAGTTAAACTCTCCTGCGCCATTAGCAGTGGATACACATTTGGAAGTGTTACGTGGTTCCAGCAGAAAGATGGGAACAGCCCAAGATACCTTCTGACGTACAACAAAGACTCTGACAAAcaccagggctctggggtcccCAGTCGCTTTGCTGGTTCCAAAGACACCTCTAATACAATCGGCTATTTGACCATCACCAGCGTCCAAGCAGAGGATGAAGCTGATTATTACTGTGCTGCACATGCTAGTGGTGCTGCACAGCGATACAATGAAGTGGGGAACTGA